The genomic window ACCTGTGGTtgctcctgctcctgcccctgtccctggTAGCCTTCCATGGAGTCAAAGGCTGCTTGGAATGTGACCCCAAATTCACAGAAGATATTAGGTCCTTGCTGGCAAAGATGGTACCCTCAGAAGTCCCCGGCCGATTTCATCTGCTTGAACGGCAGACTAAGGAAATGACCCATTTAAGCTTCAAGGTCTCCCACAGGGACAAGATGCTTCGGGTGTTGGGTGAGGGAAGTTTGAGTCCCTGAGAGTTTTGTGGGttaaagggagaaggggaggcagggaagagtgCACCTGGGTCCACATAATTTCCTCCATAGATGTAATTATTCCCCTACATGTACCTTTTACTCCTCTCTAGCTGTTCATAAGGTTATCAAGTTAAGAATATGGCTGAAGAATGAGCTTTATAAACTGGGCAATGAAACATGGAAAGGTGAGATACTGTTTCAGTGATAAAAGACTGTATTGCCCAAGCAAGTATAAGGAAAGTTCCCTtggaaaaacaagacaaaacaattaGGATTAAATTCTGAAGGGAAAGGCTACCCCTAGTTTCTGAtgtccatcccccccccccttaggTGCCTTTATCCTTCAAGGCAAGCTTCTCGATGTCCGCCAAAACCTGGAATCCAAACTGAAAGAGATATTAAAGAACTTCTCTGAAGTTGGTAATAAAAGATGTCTATCTAACAACACTGAAATTATGTGAAAGGAATAGGAAATGAGGGTGAGAGGAGGAAGGTGGTTTCATATTACAGTTATTTAGAGTGGATGGAGGGGTGGCTGGAACGTCATGGCTAGCCAAATGAAGACTACTGGGCATATAATCGACTAAGTTGATTATAGGCTCATTAGAACTTTCTGATTCTCTTTTAGCTTGTTCTGAAGATTGCGGTGAGTATAGTACCAGGGACACCTTAAGAATTCCCTCCATATTTTCCCATCTCATTTGCTCTATATGGCCATCTCTCTCCCACCTGTCACACTGAGAACCCAGTTCCTAGAGTTGGGATTATGGGGGTGGGAATGTCAATCAGACCTGACAACAAAATGTATCTCATGAAATCTCAAACACAAAGAGTTTAAAGGTGCTTAGAGGCCTTCCAAAGTATAGCTTATAACCCATAGGACCAATATACACTGAGGTATCATTTTTCCCACTTCTTCCCCAGAGATCTGACTTAAGTTACAGAAGGTTTTGACCCATCAAGAAATTTGATTGCTAGGGGAAGAAGAAATTCACAGCAATGTAACATTAAGAGTCCTGGAAATGCCCGAGATCTAATCCATACTTGATGTCTGAGCTAAGAAAACTCCACACTATGGCCCCCTTCcgttatttttcttctctttatcagTCGTGACTGAAGGTCCTATCCTGGATTGTTGGACCTGTCTTCGCACCACCTCCCGATGCTTCAGAGGAGAGTATTGTGGAGGTAACAAAGATTGTAGTACGGCCTTTGTAGGGGCCAGGGATCAAGGTACTGAgttgtccattcatttattctgcaaatatttggTGAGCACCTTTTATGCAGATCATGCTAATGTCACAAATCAGAGCTAAATTATTGGGCAAAATTTCTACCAGGATGAATTACTGAGCACTGGATCAACTGAAGGGCTGAGAAATGGAAAGACCGGACTAAAGGTGGAGAAATTAGGCTAGGGGCAGTAGGGCAAACAT from Zalophus californianus isolate mZalCal1 chromosome 13, mZalCal1.pri.v2, whole genome shotgun sequence includes these protein-coding regions:
- the IZUMO3 gene encoding izumo sperm-egg fusion protein 3 isoform X1, producing MGDLWLLLLLPLSLVAFHGVKGCLECDPKFTEDIRSLLAKMVPSEVPGRFHLLERQTKEMTHLSFKVSHRDKMLRVLAVHKVIKLRIWLKNELYKLGNETWKGAFILQGKLLDVRQNLESKLKEILKNFSEVACSEDCVVTEGPILDCWTCLRTTSRCFRGEYCGEEDSKKTESREIALFLILLTEVVILGSALLLFHICVSHRRKMKAIRSSLKKYLEKKLEELMRMTDEKDDFGIR
- the IZUMO3 gene encoding izumo sperm-egg fusion protein 3 isoform X2, whose amino-acid sequence is MGDLWLLLLLPLSLVAFHGVKGCLECDPKFTEDIRSLLAKMVPSEVPGRFHLLERQTKEMTHLSFKVSHRDKMLRVLAVHKVIKLRIWLKNELYKLGNETWKGAFILQGKLLDVRQNLESKLKEILKNFSEVACSEDCVVTEGPILDCWTCLRTTSRCFRGEYCGEDSKKTESREIALFLILLTEVVILGSALLLFHICVSHRRKMKAIRSSLKKYLEKKLEELMRMTDEKDDFGIR
- the IZUMO3 gene encoding izumo sperm-egg fusion protein 3 isoform X3, whose protein sequence is MGDLWLLLLLPLSLVAFHGVKGCLECDPKFTEDIRSLLAKMVPSEVPGRFHLLERQTKEMTHLSFKVSHRDKMLRVLAVHKVIKLRIWLKNELYKLGNETWKGAFILQGKLLDVRQNLESKLKEILKNFSEVVVTEGPILDCWTCLRTTSRCFRGEYCGEEDSKKTESREIALFLILLTEVVILGSALLLFHICVSHRRKMKAIRSSLKKYLEKKLEELMRMTDEKDDFGIR
- the IZUMO3 gene encoding izumo sperm-egg fusion protein 3 isoform X4, giving the protein MGDLWLLLLLPLSLVAFHGVKGCLECDPKFTEDIRSLLAKMVPSEVPGRFHLLERQTKEMTHLSFKVSHRDKMLRVLAVHKVIKLRIWLKNELYKLGNETWKACSEDCVVTEGPILDCWTCLRTTSRCFRGEYCGEEDSKKTESREIALFLILLTEVVILGSALLLFHICVSHRRKMKAIRSSLKKYLEKKLEELMRMTDEKDDFGIR
- the IZUMO3 gene encoding izumo sperm-egg fusion protein 3 isoform X5; the encoded protein is MGDLWLLLLLPLSLVAFHGVKGCLECDPKFTEDIRSLLAKMVPSEVPGRFHLLERQTKEMTHLSFKVSHRDKMLRVLAVHKVIKLRIWLKNELYKLGNETWKVVTEGPILDCWTCLRTTSRCFRGEYCGEEDSKKTESREIALFLILLTEVVILGSALLLFHICVSHRRKMKAIRSSLKKYLEKKLEELMRMTDEKDDFGIR